The Methanosphaera sp. WGK6 genomic interval TTTCTGTATCAGTATCTTCTGAAATTGTTACTACATTATGAGTCATTGTTTCAGATATTTTACGATTTAGATTTTTACCACGTAATGGTTTTATATCTCTACGACTTATAATACCTACTACAATATTTTCATCATTAACTACAGGTAATCCGCTGATTCCTTCAATATCCATAATTTCTTTTGCATCAGCTACTGTTTCATCAGGAGATATTGTTATAACTTCTTTTACAGTTAATTCATTAGCAAATTTAACTTTTTTAACTTCTTTGACTTCTTGTTCTATTGTTAAATTTCTATGAATTACTCCAAGACCACCTTGTCTTGCTAAAGATATCGCCATTCTTGATTCTGTAACTGTATCCATAGCTGAACTTACTACAGGTATATTTAAATCATAATTAGTTGATACTTTAGTGTTAAGTGTAACATCTTTTGGTTCTATATTTGATAATCCTGGTTTTATAAGGAAATCATCAAATGTATAAGTATCTTCTGCTTTTGTTAATTTATCCATATATTTACTGCTCATATAATGCCCCTCATTTTTAAAACAAATTCTTAATGTTCAATTGACTAAAATAAAAAAAAGATAGGTTAATTTATTTAGTAATTTATTAGTATTATTTTTATTCAAGATAATAATTAAATGTTATCTTTTAATTGTTGTACCAATTCTTGATTTATGGTTCCAGTGTTTCTGTCACCACCACTACAAACACAGCCACGTACACCCATAATATCACAGTTAATTTCTTTAAGTAATGGTATATCTCCAGAATTAACTGACCCTGCTAGTGCTACTTTAAGCTTGTATTCATGTGCCTCATCAACAAAATTTTTTAGTTGTTCTTTGTTCAAGTGGTCAGTTAATCTATGCCCATCTTTTATATAAGTATCTAGCATTGCTAAATCACAACCACTATCATATGCTACTTTTGGTATAAATTCAGATTCTACTGAACCTATTTTATATGCATCAGCATATCCACATGCTACAACTGTTATAGTATCATCATATTCATTTATTGTTTTTACCACTGCATTCATTACTTCTACTGCTTCATCATAATTTTCTGGACCATATAATCCTACTTTAACATAGTTTGAACCTGCAGTAGCACAGCCTAGTGCTGCTAGAGATACTGTTCCTGGTTTGTATGGTACATCACCAATAGTGGTACTTACAATTATTTCATTATTTGCATATTCACTAATTTCTCTTATAACCCATGGAAAATTAGCTCCCAAAGAACCTTCTTTAGGGTTTTTAACATCAAGTATGTCTGCTCCACCCAATCTAGCTTCTTTTGCTTCTTCTAAATTAATTGCACTTACTAATAATTCCATTTAATCACCCATACTATTAACTTTAAATACTGTATGTTAAATAATTAGAAAACTTTTTCTAGAATACTTTTAATTCTTGAAGTAACTTATCTCTTTCTTTTTTAAGTTCTTCTATTTTTTCCTTGTTTTCATCATTATTTTCTTTTTCTAACATTGCAATTGTATTTGTTATTGCTTCAAGATTCAGTTCTAATGAATTATATACCATTATATCACATCTAGAAATCTTTGATGTTTCTTGTTACTGGTAATTCTCTTAACCAGCCAATATCACTTTGATATAGCATTCTAATATCTTCAATACCATATCTCATCATTGCTAGTCTTTCAATTCCAAGACCAAATGCTGCTACTTGTGTTTCAATTCCTAGTGGTTCAAGTACTTCTGGTCTAAACATTCCAGATCCTCCAAGTTCCATCCAACTTTTCTTTTCTGGTACGTATATTTCAGATTCAATTGAAAGATAGGTGTATGGGAAGTATGCTGGTCTAAATCTTACCTTAAATCCTAGTTTTCTATAGAATTCTTTTAAAATTCCAAGTAAGTTCTTAAAACTCATATCTTCACCTGCAACAATTCCTTCTACTTGATGAAATTCAGGTAAGTGTTTGTAATTTATAGTTTCTCGTCTGAATACTCTTCCTACTGAGAACATTTTAAGTGGTGGTTGATTTTCAGATAAATGTCTTACTGATAGCCCAGTTGTATGGGTTCTTAAAACCATTTGTTTTGCAATATCTTCATCCCATTTATAATTCCATCCAGTTGAACCTGTATTTCCACCATGTTCATGTTCTGCACGGGTTTGTTCTACTAATTCTTTATTTGGTAATTTTGCTTGTGATGGATTACTTACATAGAATGTATCTTGCATTTCACGTGCTGCATGATCTTGTGGTTGGAATAACATATCAAAATTCCAGAATGCTGATTCAAGAATTGTTCCTTTTGCTTCATCAAATCCCATGTCAATAAAGATACTTCTTATTTCTTCTATTGTTTGTTGTAATGGGTGTATTTTACCAGGGAAGTTTTTAGGTGCAGATGCATGAATATCATATCCTCTGTAATGTAGGTCTTTCCATGTGCCTTCTTTTAGTTGTTCATGGGTAAGTTGTGTTGCATCATTTTTAATTGTGAATCCTTTTTTGAGAATATCTGTTCCTTTTTGATTTAAATTAAAAGAGAATTCTTGTCTTGTTGTCTTATCAAATAATTCTTTTCGTTTCTTGAATTCTTTTCGTACATTATTAAATTCTTCAGGTATTGCTTCATTAAGAACTTCTTTATGTTCAAGTAAGTATTTTAAGAATTTAACTTGAGGTAGTTCAGATAAATCTGCAGATTTACCTTCATCAGTTATCATTAATTTTCCATTATTCATTTTTGCCCAATGATGACGCATTAATATACCAATAGAAAAATTCATTTGGGGTCTGGATACTTCAGCTTTTTCCATTACTTCATCCATTGTTACTTCAAGTTTACCTTCTTTTGAAAATTCTTGTAATGCTTGAAGTATTTTATGCTCAGGTAATCCATTTATAGCATAATCTATTCCTTCATCAGAAAGACTTATACTTTCTATAGCATTTTTATTTACTGTGATAATATCTTTACTTTCAAGCATCCCTGCAGCACTTGTAACTGCTTTTACAGGCATCTCTTCAACTTCAGCTATTTCTTCAGGTGTTAAATTAACATCCTTAGATAATGCATTTAATAATTTTTTTTCATAAACATGCAATTCATTAATTACTTGTTCTAACATGTACTATTATTCCTCCTTAAATATTTATAAACCACTTTGAGAATATTTATCAACTAACCCTACAAATAATGATGCTGCTGTAAAATCAGCTGTTGTTCCAGGATTATATTTTTTATTTCTTAAAAATATGTCAAAATCTTTTAATTTATCCAGTCTTTCTGTTGTACCAATTTCAGTATCTTTTAGTATTATTTGTGCTTTTTTAGATACTTTTTCTGCTATTTCTTCACCATATTTTCTATCAATTAATGTATCTGGCACATTAGCAAGTATATTTAGATATATTTCAAGTGTTACATCATTTCTTGAATATTCATCCATATACTTACAATATGTTGGATAACCATAATTTAAAATTACAGGTAATCCATTTGTTAGTTCATATGATATTTTATCATATTTTGATGACATGTCAAGCAAGTCATGAAGATTAACTTGATTTCTTCTTATTTCATCAATAGTATTTGTATTATTAACATCATATTCTGATGTTTTATTATCAATACCTCCTGCTTTAGAAAGACTAATTGCTTTTACTAATGCTATTGCATCCTCAGGTTCAGTATTTTTAATAATAATATCTAATGTTCCAGGTAAACTATTTATTGATTTTTCTTCAAGTAATGCTCCGAAAGTTGCAGCTAATGGAACAAGTAACATACTTATTCCAAGATTCGTATTTGTATTTACCAAATTTTGAGTATTTCTAACACAATTCAGTATACATTCCCCAATTGGAATTCTATGAAGCATATTTGGATAATATCTTGATCCATCATAAGCAGCAACATCAAGATTTTCTCGTATTGATGCACTACTTATTAAAAAATCTTCATAGGACATATCTTCAAAATCTTGTGTTCTATGAACATTACCTGGCTTGGGATATCCACTAACTTCTAATAATGTAGCTATTTCACCTAACCGGGCCACATCTTGACTAGTTAACATCATAAAGTCCACATATCTCCTAATGTATTATGATTAAGATAAAAGTTAAATAATTATAAGTATAAATTTTTCTTCTTAATAAAAAGAAAAGTAGTTAAATATATTACTAATAATTTATTGATAATTAAATTTATGTTTAAACTTAATTATTAATATTCTGTTAATTATGAAAAAAAATAGTAATTATAAAAAAATAAGGATAGGAATAGACTTATTCCATGTCTAATAACTGAGGAACAAAATAACTGATAATCATATCCGCTCCAGCACGCTTTATAGATAATAATGTTTCATATAATAAATCATCAGTAATATATCCCTTTTCTATACCTGCTTGTATCATAGAGTATTCTCCACTTACCTGATATGCTATTGTTGGCATTTTAAATGTTTGTTTTACTTCACGTAATACATCAAGATAAGCTAGTGCAGGTTTTACTATTATTGCATCAGTTCCTTCTTGAACATCTAATGCAACTTCTCTTATTGCTTCATTAAAGTTTGCAGGATCCATTTGATATGATTTACGATCACCAAAACTTGGTGTTGAATCTGCTGCATCCCTAAATGGAGCATAGTATGTAGATGCATATTTTGCTGCATAAGAAAAGATAGGAGTATTTATAAAACCATTATTATCCAATCCTTCACGTATTGCAGATACTCTTCCATCCATCATATCACTTGGTGCAATTACATCCACACCTGCTTGTGCATAACTTACTGCAATTTTTGATAAGTATTTTAATGTTTCATCATTTTGAACATATTCATCTTTAATAATTCCACAGTGCCCATGATTGGTGTATTCACACATACAAACATCTCCTAAAACTACTAGATTTGTTTGTTCTTTGAGTCCTCTAATTGTTTGTTGTATGATTCCATTAGAATCATATGCACTTGAACCAATTTCATCCTTATAATCTGGAATTCCAAATAATATTACTGATGTTAATCCATTATCTTCAAGTAATCCAGCAAAATCTATTGCATCATCCACAGAATATCTATATTGACCCGGCATTGTACTTATTTCTTCAGGTTGACCATCCTTTGCAGATTCTTTAATATATAATGGGTAAATAAAATCATCCATACTTATATTTGTTTCACGAAACATACTCCTAATTCTTTCATCTGTTCTCATTCTTCTCATTCTTGTTGTTGGAAACATTATAAATCCTCCATGATTATTATTTTTTTTAGTAAAAAAAACAATTTTAAAATTCTAATCTAATTTATATTAATTATTCTTAATAAAATCATTCAGCAATCTTTAAGACATAAGAAGTCATAGATTACTTTTGCTGCATTTATACTTGTTGAATCACCCAGTGTATTTGATGAAACTTCTACAACATCCAATCCTGCTGTTTCTTTAATTGCAAGTATTGAAATCATGTCTTCTAAATCTCTTGGTGTTATCCCACAAGGTGCTGGTGTTCCTACAGATGGAGCATATGCTGGATCTAATACATCAATATCTACTGTTATATAAATAGGTCCTTTGATATTTTCCAGTTCTTTTAAAATAGACTTCTTATTATCTTGAATATCATGACTTGTATAGTATTCAATATTTTCTTGTTGTTTAACATACTCATGTTCTTCATATTCTGCAGAACGTATCCCTAGTTGTATTATTTTCTTAGGATCTAATTCATGTATTCTTCTTAGAACTGTTGCATGAGAATATTTTTCATCAAGATATGTGTTACGCATATCAAAATGAGCATCAAAGTGTACAATTGTTAAATCATTGAAATAATCTTTATCATAGTCATAAATAGCTCCAAGAACACCATTAGTTATTGTATGTTCCCCACCCATAGCTATTGGAGTTAAACCTAATTCTAAAACAGAACATACTGTGTCTTTTACCATGATATTTGTTTTTTCATAATTTCCATTATTTACTTGAACATCCCCAATATCATAATTAAAACACTTTAATGACTTGTTAAATCTAAGATTATATGATTCAAAATCATATGATGCTTCACGTATTGCCTTAGGACCATTTCTTGATCCAGCAATATAACTTGTTGTACTGTCAAAAGGAATTCCCATTATTGCATAGCCTTGTTCAATTTCCTCATCTTCATTTAATTCTTGAGAAAAAGCAAATCTCATCATATTATCTGCATAAAAAAACATTTTAAATCATCTTTTTCAAAATTATCTATATAAATATTATCTTTTTTATTTTTAGTTTAATAAGTTTCTTTTTAAAAAAAGATATAAAAAAAGGTTAAAAATCAAATAATGTTGTTTGTTTCGATTTCTTCTTGGTACTTTTCTTATTGGATTTTGAAGATTTTTTATCAGTTATCATTACTTGTTTTTCTTTTTTAATTACAGGTTCCTTTATTGATTTTTCATTCTGTGATTGTTTAATATTTGACTGTTTTTTTACTGTTTTAGTTGTGTTTTTACTGATTTCATTTTTAGTTTCTTGCTTTACATCATGTGTTTCTTGATTTTTTATTGCTTCTTTTTCTTTTAATAATTTTTGTTTTTGAATTTCTTTTTCTTCTTGTTCTTGAAGTTTTTTAAGTTCTTTCATTCGTTTTTTCTCTATAGAAGCTGGTATTTTTCGAGATCTGAATAATTTTACATCATCATCTGTTAATTTAAAGTATTCTTTTAAGTCATATGCCCGTTCATTATCTTCAAATAGTACTTCATAGTAAGGTAATTGTTTTTCTAATTCTTTAGGAGATGTATGTAGTTTTAAACTCATTTTTCTTGTTACTTCTTCACGTAAGTTTTTATTTTTTCTTCCTTTTGCTAGTTTTGCATAGACTGTTGAATTTGTGTATCTCACAAATTTTTTATATGTTTCTTTTTTAGCATTAGCTACACCTCTACCCATAAATAGAAATGCATATTTCCAGTAAGTGTAGTTTTGTGTTTTGAATGTTCTACCTAAGTTTACATCAGCTAATGCAATCATTTCATAAGCTTCTGCTATTTCATTTGTTCGTTCATATTCTCTTGGAATATTTTCTGCTAATAATTCTATGAGAAATTGTGGTTGTGTATCTACACGCATAGCTTCTAGAATATGTTCTGTATTTTTACTTTTTAAAACTGTTCTTACTGTATCAAAAATATTTTGTTCATTATCTTTTTTAGATATTACAGATATACTATCCATAGTAATATTTTTAGTATTATCCACTATTGCTTCAAGACTAGTTATTGCTGAACGTAAATCACCATTACTTTGTTTACTTAGTAATTTAATTGCATCAGGATCATATTTAATATCTTCCCAAGAACATATTCTTTTTAATTGTGCATTTATTGTATTTGTATGTATTTTTGTAAATTTAATTACTTGACATTTATTTTTAATAGTTGTTAATCTTTTACTGTATGGATCATTTGCCATCATTATAAGTGGTTGTTTTGCATTTTCTATTGTTTCATTAATTGCACGTGCTCCCCCACTATCATCACGACCACTAATTCCATCTACTTCATCCATTATAAGTAATTTATAACCTGACTGGAATAGACTTTTTGTTTGAGAAGATTCACCAATACTACGTTTTAATACATCATATGAACGTTTATCACTAGCATTAAGTTCTATTGTTTCAGAAAAATATTCTTTTCCCACTAAATGTGCCATAGTTGTTTTTCCAATTCCAGGACTTCCCACCAATAATAATGGTTTCTGTGGAGTACCTTCTGACCATTTATTAGCCCATACTTCTATTTCTGCCTTTGGTTTGGCATTTCCAAGTACGTCACCTAATGATTTAGGTGCATATTTTTCTACCCATTTCAATTTTATGCATCCTATTTAACTATTAACTATTAAAAATTTACTCAATAACGCTTCTAATTGAAGTCGTGGATTAGATCCTTCCCTTATTCTATAATCACATTCACTCATATATTCCATTAATTTAACAAAACTTGTTTCTGAAATTATACCTTCTTTTGTCATTTGAGTTACTTCTTGATAGAATTGTGTTATTAAATCATCCCCACTAATTCCATCTACAACCATAATATCACGTAATAAATCACGTGCAGCCATAAAATCACGATTTAATGCTTTGTTAATTATTTTACGTACATCTTTTGGTTTTGCCCTACTTATTACATCATACACTGTATCTTCAGTTACTTTATTATCTATCGTTGTTGATGCTTGTAATATATTAATAGATCGTCTCATATCACCTTGAGTAAAGTACACTATATTTTCTAGTGCTGCTTGTTCTGCTTCAATTTCTTCTTGTTCAGCAATATATTTTAAACGTTTGATTATCTGTGCTGCTTTAATTGGAGCAAATCTGAATATTGCACATCTAGATTGTATTGGATCTATTATTTTTGATGAGTAGTTACATGATAAGATAAAGGAAGATGTTTTTGTATACATTTCCATTTCACGTCGTAGTGCTTGTTGAGCATCCTTTGTCATATTATCTACTTCATCTAGGAAAATAATCCTAAATGGAGCACCTACTGCTTTGAGTTTACAAAAACTTTTTATTTCATTTCTTACTGTGTCAATTCCTCTAGCATCAGATGCATTTAATTCTAGGAAATTTTGTTGCCAGTATTCACCAAGTAATGTTTTTGCTAATGCTAATGCACAGGTGGTTTTACCTACTCCTGCTGATCCTGTAAACATTATGTTTGGTAATGAGTTTTCATCCACATATCTTTTTAATCTTCCAACAATTTGTTCTTGTCCTATTACATCATCTAATGTTCGTGGTCTGTATTTTTCTACCCATGGCGTATTCATTATATTTATCCACCTAAATCATGATTATTTATATAGTTAATTTATTATTCTAATTTATATTACTATAATTATTATATTTGTTTTTGATTTTTAATATTTTTTTAAAAAATAGAATTATGCAAAAGATAACATATGCTCTTTTATTAGTTTTAGTTTAAAGTTAAATATAATATAAACTAAGATAACTTAAACTAATTGTAATGATGGTTAATAAAAATACAAAGCCTAATATAATACCAATATAATTTTTTGGTCTCATAATACACCTAAAAAAAAATTTTAAAAAAAAGTTAAAAGAAAGTTAATTTCTTAATTATAATCCTAGTAATTGCTTTTTCTTTTGATTAAATTCATCTTCAGATATTATTCCATCTTCTTTTAATTCATAATATCTTCTAATTTCATCGACAGGATCTTTTTGAGAAATGTTTTCTGGTATTGACTCTGAAGTTGTGAAATTATCCTCATTTTTATATGTATCCTGTTGTTGTGGTTGTTCATAATCCATGTTTTGAGTAGTTACTTGTTGTTTATTTGGTTGTTTGTTTGGATTTGTTATATTAGGATTAGGATGTGGCATACCTTTGTGATTATTTGGATTAGTTTGCTGTTTTCCTTGTTTACTTCTATGTTCTCTATCTTTTAAGTCAAGAATTGTATTGTAAAAACGTTCTAATTCAGCATCATTGTTATTTACACCTGCTAGAACATATTGTCTTCCAGAAACACCAATCGTCATTTTTGGTTCATTAATGAAATTTCCTTTATCATAACTTAAAAGATTTATACTTGAAAGTTTAACAGGTACTTGTCTTTGACCATCATATGTTGTTAAAACAATTTCATCAGATTCTAGTCTTGCAGAACATTTACCTAAACCATCTATTTTTACTACACCTACACCTTCACCTTTACTTATATAAGGAATTAATCTAGAATCAATTTCTATACTATCAAATAAACCCATATTATCACTCTACCTTTTTTTAATTAAATTATCCTTATATTAATATATATTTTAAATGATTAAATATATTTTTTTAAAAATATTTGAAAATACCCTATCCTATTATTTATTCTTTTTTATTGTTACAGGCTTTTTATTTTCTATTACAACTGTCATTAAATCTTTAGCATATACTGTATTTTTAAATACTTGTCTTGCTTCATCAACCAATGGTTTTGAATCCGTGTACCTATTAGATAAATGAGTTAATATTAATTGTTCCACATTTGCATCTTTTGCAATTCTTGCAGCATCTTCTGCAACGGTATGTCCATTTTCAGTCGCTTTTTCTCGAATATCTCCAGTAAATGTTGCTTCATGTATTAATAAATCAACATCTTTTGCAAAGTCAATCATAGATTCTTGTGGTATTGTATCCCCACTAAATACAAATTTTACACCTTTTCTTGGAGGTCCTAGTACTTCTTCAGGTTCAATCACTTTCCCATCTATTGAAACTGAATTTCCAGCTTGTAATTTTCCAAAAAGTGGACCTGGTGGTACTCCTAATTCAATTGCCTTACTTCTTAGGAATTTTGGTTGTCTAAGTTCTTCTATTTTATATGCATAATCAAAAACTGTGTGTTTCATTTTCCTAGCTTTAACTAGAAAATCATTTTGTTGATAAATTATAATATCATCATCAAGTATTTCATGTGTAATTAAATCATAGCCCATTGTACAGTATCCTAAGTGTTTAATATGATCTATTAATTCACCTATTCCTTTTGGCCCATAAATATTCAAGGGTCTTGTTCTTCCACGAAATGCTAATGATTGTATTAATCCAGGTAATCCTAGAATATGATCACCATGTAAA includes:
- a CDS encoding (5-formylfuran-3-yl)methyl phosphate synthase: MELLVSAINLEEAKEARLGGADILDVKNPKEGSLGANFPWVIREISEYANNEIIVSTTIGDVPYKPGTVSLAALGCATAGSNYVKVGLYGPENYDEAVEVMNAVVKTINEYDDTITVVACGYADAYKIGSVESEFIPKVAYDSGCDLAMLDTYIKDGHRLTDHLNKEQLKNFVDEAHEYKLKVALAGSVNSGDIPLLKEINCDIMGVRGCVCSGGDRNTGTINQELVQQLKDNI
- a CDS encoding phenylalanine--tRNA ligase subunit alpha, giving the protein MLEQVINELHVYEKKLLNALSKDVNLTPEEIAEVEEMPVKAVTSAAGMLESKDIITVNKNAIESISLSDEGIDYAINGLPEHKILQALQEFSKEGKLEVTMDEVMEKAEVSRPQMNFSIGILMRHHWAKMNNGKLMITDEGKSADLSELPQVKFLKYLLEHKEVLNEAIPEEFNNVRKEFKKRKELFDKTTRQEFSFNLNQKGTDILKKGFTIKNDATQLTHEQLKEGTWKDLHYRGYDIHASAPKNFPGKIHPLQQTIEEIRSIFIDMGFDEAKGTILESAFWNFDMLFQPQDHAAREMQDTFYVSNPSQAKLPNKELVEQTRAEHEHGGNTGSTGWNYKWDEDIAKQMVLRTHTTGLSVRHLSENQPPLKMFSVGRVFRRETINYKHLPEFHQVEGIVAGEDMSFKNLLGILKEFYRKLGFKVRFRPAYFPYTYLSIESEIYVPEKKSWMELGGSGMFRPEVLEPLGIETQVAAFGLGIERLAMMRYGIEDIRMLYQSDIGWLRELPVTRNIKDF
- a CDS encoding triphosphoribosyl-dephospho-CoA synthase; translated protein: MMLTSQDVARLGEIATLLEVSGYPKPGNVHRTQDFEDMSYEDFLISSASIRENLDVAAYDGSRYYPNMLHRIPIGECILNCVRNTQNLVNTNTNLGISMLLVPLAATFGALLEEKSINSLPGTLDIIIKNTEPEDAIALVKAISLSKAGGIDNKTSEYDVNNTNTIDEIRRNQVNLHDLLDMSSKYDKISYELTNGLPVILNYGYPTYCKYMDEYSRNDVTLEIYLNILANVPDTLIDRKYGEEIAEKVSKKAQIILKDTEIGTTERLDKLKDFDIFLRNKKYNPGTTADFTAASLFVGLVDKYSQSGL
- the hemB gene encoding porphobilinogen synthase; the protein is MFPTTRMRRMRTDERIRSMFRETNISMDDFIYPLYIKESAKDGQPEEISTMPGQYRYSVDDAIDFAGLLEDNGLTSVILFGIPDYKDEIGSSAYDSNGIIQQTIRGLKEQTNLVVLGDVCMCEYTNHGHCGIIKDEYVQNDETLKYLSKIAVSYAQAGVDVIAPSDMMDGRVSAIREGLDNNGFINTPIFSYAAKYASTYYAPFRDAADSTPSFGDRKSYQMDPANFNEAIREVALDVQEGTDAIIVKPALAYLDVLREVKQTFKMPTIAYQVSGEYSMIQAGIEKGYITDDLLYETLLSIKRAGADMIISYFVPQLLDME
- the speB gene encoding agmatinase, yielding MFFYADNMMRFAFSQELNEDEEIEQGYAIMGIPFDSTTSYIAGSRNGPKAIREASYDFESYNLRFNKSLKCFNYDIGDVQVNNGNYEKTNIMVKDTVCSVLELGLTPIAMGGEHTITNGVLGAIYDYDKDYFNDLTIVHFDAHFDMRNTYLDEKYSHATVLRRIHELDPKKIIQLGIRSAEYEEHEYVKQQENIEYYTSHDIQDNKKSILKELENIKGPIYITVDIDVLDPAYAPSVGTPAPCGITPRDLEDMISILAIKETAGLDVVEVSSNTLGDSTSINAAKVIYDFLCLKDC
- a CDS encoding replication factor C large subunit, whose protein sequence is MKWVEKYAPKSLGDVLGNAKPKAEIEVWANKWSEGTPQKPLLLVGSPGIGKTTMAHLVGKEYFSETIELNASDKRSYDVLKRSIGESSQTKSLFQSGYKLLIMDEVDGISGRDDSGGARAINETIENAKQPLIMMANDPYSKRLTTIKNKCQVIKFTKIHTNTINAQLKRICSWEDIKYDPDAIKLLSKQSNGDLRSAITSLEAIVDNTKNITMDSISVISKKDNEQNIFDTVRTVLKSKNTEHILEAMRVDTQPQFLIELLAENIPREYERTNEIAEAYEMIALADVNLGRTFKTQNYTYWKYAFLFMGRGVANAKKETYKKFVRYTNSTVYAKLAKGRKNKNLREEVTRKMSLKLHTSPKELEKQLPYYEVLFEDNERAYDLKEYFKLTDDDVKLFRSRKIPASIEKKRMKELKKLQEQEEKEIQKQKLLKEKEAIKNQETHDVKQETKNEISKNTTKTVKKQSNIKQSQNEKSIKEPVIKKEKQVMITDKKSSKSNKKSTKKKSKQTTLFDF
- a CDS encoding replication factor C small subunit — its product is MNTPWVEKYRPRTLDDVIGQEQIVGRLKRYVDENSLPNIMFTGSAGVGKTTCALALAKTLLGEYWQQNFLELNASDARGIDTVRNEIKSFCKLKAVGAPFRIIFLDEVDNMTKDAQQALRREMEMYTKTSSFILSCNYSSKIIDPIQSRCAIFRFAPIKAAQIIKRLKYIAEQEEIEAEQAALENIVYFTQGDMRRSINILQASTTIDNKVTEDTVYDVISRAKPKDVRKIINKALNRDFMAARDLLRDIMVVDGISGDDLITQFYQEVTQMTKEGIISETSFVKLMEYMSECDYRIREGSNPRLQLEALLSKFLIVNS
- a CDS encoding SHOCT domain-containing protein, with protein sequence MGLFDSIEIDSRLIPYISKGEGVGVVKIDGLGKCSARLESDEIVLTTYDGQRQVPVKLSSINLLSYDKGNFINEPKMTIGVSGRQYVLAGVNNNDAELERFYNTILDLKDREHRSKQGKQQTNPNNHKGMPHPNPNITNPNKQPNKQQVTTQNMDYEQPQQQDTYKNEDNFTTSESIPENISQKDPVDEIRRYYELKEDGIISEDEFNQKKKQLLGL
- the rnz gene encoding ribonuclease Z, with protein sequence MELTFLGTASAIPTRYRNHTAILVKVSNRMILLDCGEATQKQLMKAEISPMKIDDIYITHLHGDHILGLPGLIQSLAFRGRTRPLNIYGPKGIGELIDHIKHLGYCTMGYDLITHEILDDDIIIYQQNDFLVKARKMKHTVFDYAYKIEELRQPKFLRSKAIELGVPPGPLFGKLQAGNSVSIDGKVIEPEEVLGPPRKGVKFVFSGDTIPQESMIDFAKDVDLLIHEATFTGDIREKATENGHTVAEDAARIAKDANVEQLILTHLSNRYTDSKPLVDEARQVFKNTVYAKDLMTVVIENKKPVTIKKNK